GGGTAATCTGCCACGGTGCCATGTTCACGTCTGCCGGGTGATTTGACTCATTAGAGTGAGTAGAAAATTGTCTGCAGCTGCTCATGCTCATGAAGACATGAGCATGGCACCCTGGCAATGATTTGCAAGTTGTGAATAGCGTAACCCAATTGGTTGAGGACGAAACTTTGAATGTCACGGTAATCCAAGGCGATCTTCTTGACCAAGATGTGGACGTAATCGTCAACGCTTGGAATCGAAATATCATTCCGTGGTGGCTGCTGCTTCCCCAAGGCGTCTCTGGTGCGATCAAAAAACGTGGCGGCACTGGCCCTTTTAAGGAAGTGGCAAAGCATGGGCCAATGCCACTAGGGACAGCCGTGCTGACATCCGCTGGAAAACTACCCTTTAAGGGCATCATCCACGTTGCCGGGATCAACATGCTGTGGCGGGCTTCGGAAAGGTCGATCCGTAATTCTGTTCGTAATGCAATCGAAGTCGCCAATGATAACAACTTCCAGTCCATTGCCTTTCCCCTAATCGGAGCCGGTTCAGGCGGCTTCAATCAGGCGAAGGCAAAGGAAATTATGCTAGACGAAATGCAAAAGTTGGAATCGTCCGTGCATGTCTGGGTCGTTGAGTTCAAGAAGCACTGAGAAACAAGCCTCAATAGTTCAAAACACCTCATCCTGCCAGCAGCATAGGGGGCCGTCTCGAAGCACCAAGCCCTGCGAGGTTTTCTATCTAAGCCCGTGGTCCGAATAATGGGGTCCACTTCACTATTCTAGTCGCTACCGGTCTCCATCAATTCCTTGGCGCAGTTGCTCGA
This window of the Bremerella cremea genome carries:
- a CDS encoding macro domain-containing protein — its product is MNSVTQLVEDETLNVTVIQGDLLDQDVDVIVNAWNRNIIPWWLLLPQGVSGAIKKRGGTGPFKEVAKHGPMPLGTAVLTSAGKLPFKGIIHVAGINMLWRASERSIRNSVRNAIEVANDNNFQSIAFPLIGAGSGGFNQAKAKEIMLDEMQKLESSVHVWVVEFKKH